DNA sequence from the Streptomyces sp. MST-110588 genome:
CCGCGCCCGGATCCGCCGCCGTACGGGTACGCGTACGGGCAGGGGAGGACCGTGCCGCGGCCCGCAGGCCGAGGATGCCGAAGGCCGCACCGAGCACGGACCACAGCAGCGCGTGGGAGGCGAGGGAGAGCATCCGGAAGTCCCACAGCAGGGTCGCCGGCACCGGTACCGGATCGGGGTTGCCGGGAAGCGTGAACAGCAGGGCGAGGAAGGCGATCACGATGAGGGCCACGGCCGAGTGACGTACGGGATCGGGCCGGCCGGCCAGCCGGCGGTGCACCTGCCACGCCAGCACCATCCCCAGGGCGCCGATGACCACCGCCGCCAGCCACAGCAACTGCCGCTCACCGACCGTCCCGGCGTCACCGACGCCCGGCGGGTTGGCGGGGTAACGCAGGCCCGGCAGCAGCGCGACGCCGGTGAACGCGGCGGCGGCCAGGGTCAGGGCGCGTGACCAGGGCCGGGCGCCCGGGTCCGTACGCCGGTGGACGAGGAGGTGGACGACGGCGAAGAGGACGCCCAGGGCCAGGCCCGCGACGACGGCGGTGACCACCAGCCCGAAGTGCTGGGTGCCCCGCGTGAACAGCTCCTCGTGGTGCGCGGTGACGGCGCCGCCCGCCGCCCCGGCGTGCTCCTCGTGTGCCTGACGTGCTTCCTCGGCGCGGATCGCGCGGTCCATCAGCGGCTCGGCGAGCAGCAGGGAGAACAGTCCGGTCACCAGTCCGGCCAGGCCACCGGCCACCAGTCCGCGCCCCAGCAACGGCAGCGGCGGCGTACGGGCGGGGGCGGAGGCGGACGTGGGCGCCGGTGCGGGCACCGGTGGGTGCGCGGTGTTCGGGGATGCGTTCATGGCGCGTGCGGCCCCGGTCAGTGGCAGGGGGCGCCGAAGAGGTGCCGTCCGTCGTGGGAGAACTCGTGGAGGTAGTTGCCGGTCGCGGAGATGAGGGAGCCGTTGTCGATGAAGACGGCATACAGCGCGACGAGCGCGACGATGACGGCGGCGCCGACGATCAGCCAGTCACGGGTACGGGTCGTGGCGGCGGACACGGCCGCGGGATCGTTGTGCGAGACGGTGTGCAGGGACATCCGAACTGCCTCCTCTTGGGGTTTCCACGCCCCGGCGCAGGAGGACGACGGCTCAGTTCCTGACTCTCCGCGGCGACTCGCGCCCCGGGCTCACAGTGGCGGGACCGTCCCGGATTCGCACCGGGTTCCTGGCTGCCGTCGCCTCGACGTACTGATGTATCGCCGTACTGAAGTTCCGGCGTACCGAAGTGCCGGCGTAGTAGAGGTGCCGGCGTACTGAAGTGCCGATGTGCCGGTATGCCGACGTACTGACGCATCCAGAGT
Encoded proteins:
- a CDS encoding CbtA family protein codes for the protein MNASPNTAHPPVPAPAPTSASAPARTPPLPLLGRGLVAGGLAGLVTGLFSLLLAEPLMDRAIRAEEARQAHEEHAGAAGGAVTAHHEELFTRGTQHFGLVVTAVVAGLALGVLFAVVHLLVHRRTDPGARPWSRALTLAAAAFTGVALLPGLRYPANPPGVGDAGTVGERQLLWLAAVVIGALGMVLAWQVHRRLAGRPDPVRHSAVALIVIAFLALLFTLPGNPDPVPVPATLLWDFRMLSLASHALLWSVLGAAFGILGLRAAARSSPARTRTRTAADPGAGP
- a CDS encoding CbtB-domain containing protein, which produces MSLHTVSHNDPAAVSAATTRTRDWLIVGAAVIVALVALYAVFIDNGSLISATGNYLHEFSHDGRHLFGAPCH